The Musa acuminata AAA Group cultivar baxijiao chromosome BXJ1-3, Cavendish_Baxijiao_AAA, whole genome shotgun sequence genome window below encodes:
- the LOC135623906 gene encoding uncharacterized protein LOC135623906: MRSEEKKKKREKKRGGRREEEEGEEKKKKKRRWLQRGLQRGAVGRGEKKRGRRGRREEEDEEEEEERRIAAARLQRGGVWLWGGKGKRRRREGEEEGKERQLQQPGLQHLCFPQVETEERMCGALRMKREEEEEEEEEEDSCGKATARRCVALGRKREEGKRRRRRRGRERGVIPLFPAEETEERVCVTPGKKGLQLRRWQLQLEEKKKRKMSRGGGRGCGRGCGRDCSSCSGERRRRKEGEGRGEGKEVAAAAVVAAAAMAGKEEEKKERKKKRKGRRGRREEEEKGLRLRRWQLQLWQGKRKRKGRRREREGGEEERKRRRGCGCGDGSCSCGRETEKGKEEEEKGKERKKRGRGEGAAAMVMAAAAVAGKEEKERKKKRKGRRGRREEEEKGWQLRQWQLQLEEK, from the coding sequence atgaggagtgaagaaaagaagaagaagagggaaaagaagagaggaggaagaagagaggaagaagagggagaagagaagaagaagaagaagaggaggtggctgcagcgagggctgcagcgaggagctgtggggcgtggggagaagaagagaggaagaagagggagaagagaagaagaagacgaagaagaagaagaagagaggaggatagctgcggcaaggctgcagcgaggaggtgtgtggctttggggaggaaaagggaagaggagaagaagagaaggagaagaagagggaaaagagaggcagctgcagcagccagggctgcagcacctctgtttcccgcaggtggaaacagaggagaggatgtgtggggcgttgaggatgaaaagggaagaagaagaagaagaagaagaagaagaagatagctgcggcaaggctacagcgaggagatgtgtggccttggggaggaaaagggaagaggggaagaggagaagaagaagaagaggaagagaaagaggtgtgatacctctgtttcctgcagaggaaacagaggagagggtgtgtgtgacgccggggaagaaggggctgcagctgcggcgatggcagctgcagctggaagagaagaagaagaggaagatgagcaggggaggagggagaggttgcggccgtggctgcggccgcgactgcagcagttgcagcggggagagaagaagaagaaaggaaggagaaggaagaggagaagggaaagaagtagctgcggctgcggttgtggcagctgcagctatggcagggaaagaggaagagaaaaaggaaaggaagaagaagagaaagggaaggagaggaagaagagaggaagaggagaaggggctgcggctgcggcgatggcagctgcagctgtggcagggaaagagaaaaaggaaaggaagaagaagagaaagggaaggaggggaagaagagaggaagaggagaaggggctgcggctgcggcgatggcagctgcagctgtggcagggaaacagaaaaaggaaaggaagaagaagagaaagggaaggagaggaagaagagaggaagaggagaaggggctgcggctatggtgatggcagctgcagctgtggctgggaaagaagagaaggaaaggaagaagaagagaaagggaaggagaggaagaagagaggaagaggagaaggggtggcagctgcggcagtggcagctgcagttggaagagaagtag